TAATGCTCACTGATGTACCTAATTTAGAAGGTTCAAAAACAATGCTCAATGAACTATACATTACTTTTGAGCAAGTAAACAATAATCTGATTCCTTTTATCTATTACAAAAAGCAAGGGACTGAAGACGTGCAAGGGGTAGCAACATCTATGCTTTATCTGATGCCTGACCGCGAACAAAGCATTATTATTCTTGATCCAGTGATAGGAAATACACAAACAATTGATACAAAAATATTGGATGCAGCGGAAACAACAAAACAAAATACCAAAAAACTCTGCATTACTTCTCTGAACGAACAACCAGTGCAATATCTTGAAGCAGTAAATCCATTGCAAGTGAGGCCTATAACCTATGAACTTGCGGTGAGATTCAACCCTGCACTTTCAACAACAAAGAATTTCTTTGATCCAATGCCGACCTTTCTAGATACAACTCCTTCAAAACTAAGTTTGGAGCAATTGCAGCTTGCATTAAAAGATAAAAAAATTGCAATTCTCAGTGATATCCAAGGACTTAAGGCACAGGAAAGTGATGGTTTTATTACTCAACTTAAAAAAAGCCTTCCCACAGTCTCAATCACAGCCTATGCTAAAGACGCTCGAGCTCAATGGCTAAAGGATAATTATTTTCAACAGGAAATAATAACGCAAAATTATGATGTTTTAATTCTTGCATTGGGAAGCAGTGATGTTTGTGATAATATTGAATTCAGTAATTTGGTTAATTCCATCAATATAATGGCAAAACAATTTAAAACAGCTCAGGAAACTAACAAAGTTTTTGTTGTTGGATTGCCAGGATCAGATGATAAAACCTGTAATAATAATATTCTAATTTATAATGGGGCAGTCAGTAAAAATGATCAGAATAATAAGGTTATCATTAAACAATTGCAGGAGCAATTAGGAAAAGAGCTTTCATTAGAAAACATAGATGTAGGTTTAGATATTTATCCCGATGCAAATATAGTAACCGCAGAAGGAAAATATAAATACCATTATGGAACACTTGAAAAAAGAAAAGAATTGCTAATCACTCATCCTGCTGAAGGGCAATTACAAACAATTATAACACAAAAAATACTAGAAGGATTGCGCGGCTTCGAGCCTGAAACAAATAATCTTGCTTGTAAAAGTGTATTTGCGGTAGGAACCTCATCAATATATTTTGCAAAAAATAAGGGTGGTTTCATTGATAGACTTAAGGAACAGTTTCCACAAATTAAATTTGAAAGTAAAGGTTATCCTAATGAAGATTCAGGATTTGTAGCAGAAAAATTTGAAGCAGAAATCTTGCCAAGTATCAAGGAAGAGGTAGATTGCCTTATTGTTGGAGCAGGTTTAAATGATATTGGTAATCTAGCTTCGGTAAAAAAGAATTTACAATACATATATGCTCTTGCTCGTAAAAACAACATGAAAGTGATAGCAATTGAATTGCAACCTTACTTTCAAAAAGCGCAAAATCCAAAAGCATATGAAAATACGCGAGCTTTAAATGCTTGGTTTGCAGCTGAAGCAGATGTTGAAGCTGTGGTTAAAATTTATGACTTAACGAATGATCCAGAGCATGAAGGCCGAATGCAGCCTAAATTTATTAGTACGGCTAATGGTGAGCCGGATTTTATACATTATAATTATGAAGAAGGCCATAAATTAGTAGCTGAGGAAATAGCTAAAACAGTCTTAGGTGCTGATTAAAAACAACAATCATTAAATAGGATGAGAAATTCCCTAGTAATGGTGTTAAGAATATGTTTCAAGTTAACTATGATACTATCATACAGCGTATTAAAGAAAAAACACAGCTTTCAGAAGTAGTTATAGATGAAAAAATTAAAGAAAAAATGGCGCAGCTTTCCGGTTTAATTTCTAAAGAAGGCGCTGCTAATATCATTGCTAATCAATTAGGTGTTTCTTTAACTCAAGAAAGTCCTTTAAAAATAAATCAGTTGCAGCCAGGGCTGAAAAATATTCAACTTCATGGAAAGGTGCTGAGGAAATATAATCTTTATGAATTTACGCGCGGAGATACTGTTGGTAAAGTTGCAAGTTTTCAGCTTGGTGATGAAACCGGATCAGTAAGAGTAACTCTATGGCACGATCAAACAGCATTGTTTGAAGAACTTAAAGAAAATGATACGATTAAAATAGATGATGGCTATGTCAAAGAGAATAATGGGTATAAAGAAATTCACCTTAACACGAGAAGCAAACTCCATATTAATCCAAGTGATGTGTTTGTTGGGGAGATAAAAGCAAATGCTGGAATCACCAGAAAGAAAATTGTTGAGCTGCAAGATCAAGATAATAATGTTGAATTGCTTGGCACCGTTGTCCAAATTTTCGACATAAAATTTTATCCTATTTGTCCGGAATGCAATAAAAAAGTGCAAATGCACGAAGAAGGAGCTTTTTGTGCAGCCCATAACACCGTTATTCCTTCTCACTCATATGTTCTTAATCTTTTTCTGGACGATGGTTCAGACAACATTCGTGCGGTATTCTTTAAACAGCAGATTCAGCAGTTATTGAAGAAACAAGATCAAGAGATTCAGTTGTATCGGGAAGCGCCAGAAACATTTCTTCAAATAAAAAGTAATCTTCTTGGTGAAATGATAAAAGTTGCTGGTAGGGTAGTAAAGAACGCATTATTTGATCGTAAGGAGTTTGTCGTAAATATTCTTGAAACTAATCTTGATCCAGAAGATGAAATAAAGCGATCTCTGCAAGAAGCTGCAGTGAAAACATAGTTTGCACGACCAAGTTTTAAGATGCCTTTATAAATAAATGAATTCAATGATAGTATATGCTTGCAAGAACCCATGTTTGTTTTGCGTTATTACTCGCTATTATTACAGATTATTATTTTTCGTTTGAAATCCCCTTCTGGTGGTATGCCACTATCATGATAGGATGTAGTTTTCTTCCAGATATAGATATACCTACATCAAAGCTTGGAAAAAGAATAAAATTAGTGGGCTATATCTTCGAACATAGGGGTATATTCCACACTATCTGGCCAATGCTTTTTATGTTTTACATTCTGAATAAATATTTCTCATTTGATCTAGCGGCGAGCGCTATCATGGGATATTTTTCACATCTCTTGTTAGATATGTTAACCCCTAAAGGAATTCAACTGTTCTATCCATTAAAGTTAAAAATTAGAGGTTTTATCGAAACTGGTTCATTTTTAGAAAATATTGTTTGTATAATTCTATTAATGATCGATGCTGGACTTGTTTTGTATTTATTCTCTACAGAAAAATAAGTATTTTTACTCGATGAGGCAGTTTTTCTCTCATGCTAGTTGGTAGTATTCTCCTTCTTTTTTAATCTTCTCTTCTTTTTCGAGTACATGGAGAAATTTAACCAGCATATTTTCAGGAATGCCAGTATCTTTAATAAGTTCCAGCTGGCTTTTCTTTCCTTGGCGTAAAATATGCTTAATAAAATTTTTAGCAACAACAATACCATTATCTTTTAATAATTTATTCTCGCCAGCTATATTGGTAAGAAGCATATCAATATTATGGAGTTTTCCAAGCACATCGTTGAGGTAGTCATTTGCCTGTTGAATATCAAACAAGAGCTGGTCTGGTTCAACAATCTCAAGAGAAGCCGGTCGGTAATCAAAAGTAAACCACACCACTTTATCGAAACTATCGAACGTTAGTTCTAAATCAACAAATGTGCCGAAAAGTTTATCTGGTCGTTCTTCAGGTGGTGAGTAGTTTTCTTTAAGAACTCTAATACCTTTCTCCTTCTTCAATTTATCAATATATTGATGGAGTAAATTGTTAATATGATCTTTTGGTTTACCAATAACTTCAATAATGCTCGTAACAATAATCCTTTGCTCTTCCATTTCTCTAAAAAATTAGGCATAGTTTATATAGTTTTTGACCGCCAAATAAAAACTGCTCCTATACCTAATACTATTAAAAAACCAGCAAAGAAATAAGGAAGAAATTTTCTCTGCTGTTCATTTTTTGAGGCATACACGAACGTTCCTCCTTTTTCATAAATCTTTTCTTTTAACATCTGAAGATATTTTCTATTTTGGATATAACCTTGCACAGGTGTTTTTTGTTCAATATGGTTAATCGATGATTCTTTTACTATTTCAAGCTCTTTAATGTCAACGGTCTTATTATTTTTAATCACTTGCAATAAATATAAATTATTTCCTTCGCTGGTATTAGCAAGAAAAGTAAATGTTTTTTCTTTTTGTAAATCAACACTTCTCTGCTCTTGATAGTTGAGGCCATGCAGTTTTAAAATAGCTGTCCCATTTCCATCAAGAGTAGCATATAATTTTAGGTGTTCACCTATCTTTTTAGTTCTGGTGTAAAAACTCTTTATAGAAATATCATGGTCATTTTTCTCTAGTTCTTCAAGGTGGTTACATCTATTTTTTCCTGTAACAGTAAATAATTTTCTTGAATTTAATCCTAATCCTTCAGCAACAAAAAAATAATCACCTTCTTCAATGCTGCAGTCATGACTGAGTTTAAGGCTTATATCAAAAAATGTTTCCTTATATTTTTCAAGAAAATTTAATTTAATAAGTTCGCTTATTTTCTTTCCTTTTGGTGAAGCAGCATAAACATGAACACTGGTTCGTGTTGTGTTGCCTTTATATGCATGAATTTTTGCTTTAATATATTGGCCTAACTCAATTCCATCTTTTGGAGTATATACCTCTTCGATTACTAAAGAAGAGTCTTCAAAACGCTCTCCTTTCACATAAAACAGATGACGAGTATTTGTTAAAGAATTGGTATTATTGCATAACACCGTAAGATTTGAGATTAGAAAGTAAATTTGAAGTTCATTTCTTTGTGGTATAGTCCAAGATTTTTTATCAGTATTAGTTGTTTGAGAGCTTTTCTTTACTATATTTCCATAAACATCTTCAACCAAGTACTCAATAGTGTAGGGGAAAAAGCTGTCATTTTTGAAGGTAACTCTATGAAAAATTCCCACTTTTTGTCCAGAAGTATAGTTCAAAGCATCAGTAAAACTGGTAATACTAACATCGCAGGCAACACTGGCGCTTTCAAGAACATGTACCTCCTTACAAATAACACTCGTGGTGCCAATGCTATTTGCAAGGATATTAATGTTCCCGCAAATAAGATAATTTCCTGCTTGTTGAGAAAAGAAATAACCTAATTCGGTTCTTTTTGTTGATTTTAATGAAACAACAAAAGAATCCTCTCGGTAATGCTCTTGAGAACCAAGAGCATTAATCGTGTAATTGAAAGTAATATTTTTTGCTTCATCACCTTGTTTATAATCAAAATTAGCAATCTTAAAAAGCGAAGTATAATTAACGCTAGTGTAAATAACATCAGGAATAATAAATTCAAGAGTTACATTGATGAGAGTTATATTGATTTCAGAAGTATTACTTTGGTTCAGAATAGGATCTCCAATAATAGGTTGGGGTTCTGGTAGAAAATTGTTATCTTGGCATGGATTCCCTCCCTCTGTCAAAGATTCTTGCCAAGTATTGTTCATTAACTCAAGGCTTCTTCCATTGCCATTTGCTAAACTATTATTATAAACTAATGACGCAACAACACTTCCGTTATTATAATACATAAAAATAGTATCACCGCTATTATCGAGATCATCTCCTATGCTTTTTCCAGCAGTGTATATGCTGCAATTTAAACCAGATAAACTGGTATAATTGAACCCTTCTTCAACAATTATATGATAGTTGCTTGCAGCAGCGAGCAGCAAAGGTATAATGCTATCATTACTTTTTAAATCACCTAAAATAAAGTCGGAAAGATCAAGAGCATCATCACTATACACCTCAACAAATTCATGGTTATTATCATTACCTGATGGATTGTACATTATTTCATTGAATACTAAGCTTGATACAGATGGTATTATAACTAGAATAACTAAACAGAAGAGTAAGGGTAACAGCAAAAAATGAATTTTCATAAGAAAAACTATGACAAAAATCCATTATAAATTGGCTGTCAAAAAAAGAGCAAAATTTTCAGAAAAAGTCTAAAGGGTTACGGATTATTCGTAACATTTTCCGAAACAATTTCGACATCATTCCCAAGTTCTTTAAGCTCAGGCTTATGGGTCTTAAAAACTAAGTTATGGTTCTTAATAAATTCCTGAAAAGTCGTAGGAAATTCGGCTGTGCTTTGAACTCGAGTACAAGTTATTGCTTCGCCTTTGCCATTTTTCCGTTGCTTTATCCATTGAGTGTAAGCAGAATGGACGCTGTTTTCATATTTTTCATTAAACAGTTTTAACATCCATCCATCCCTTGTTGGTTTTTGTAAATAAATTCCAAAAGGTGCATAGACATACCTCTCAGCACCTTTTTCAAAATAGAAGAAATCATACTCACTATATACAGTATATCCCCCAAAATTACAGAGATATCGTACTCCTAAATTCTCCTGTTTTTTAATTTTTAAGCCAACACCAGCAACAACTATAAGTATAATCAGCAATGATAATGCAATCACTTTCTTCATATCATTCACCAAGCAGCGAGAATTAAAGTTTATTTATAAATATTATGATAAGAAAGGCGTTATTGAAAAGCTTGATGTTGCCATCAATATTGCGAAGCTAATTGAAATCAAATTCGAGTACTTTTCGGAGTGCCAGAGAGAAAAGTACTATCTATGAACTATGCCAAAGCTGAGCCGATGGCAACCTTTGCTTTGCAAAGAGAGCTTTTCAATAACGCCGATAAGAAAAGAGAAAATAAAAAGGAAAAACTTAATGTTGTTCTTCTTCACCAAAATTCTCACTAGCTTCGCCTTCAGGAACAAGATCTTCCTGAGGTGCTTCTTCTGCTGGTTGTTCTGGTGCAGGTTCTTGAGCAGGAGTTCCTTGAGCTTTACCAATCACTTCAGCAAAACCAAGTTTCTTTAAAACTTTAGTTACTCTAACTCTAACTTCATCCCCTTCATTGGTGTTAGGTACAAATAAGACAAACCCTCGCTTTTTCGCAATACCGTCTCCTTTTTCACCAACTGCCTCAATCTTTACATCCAACTCTTCTCCAACTTTCACTGGAGCAAAACTTCTTTGTGGCCTAAAACCACCATAGTTATTATTTCCATACATACTAAATTCACCTATCTAACTTATTTTATTAAGCATTAACACGATTGTTAATGCTTAATAAAATAAGATTATAAAACTCTTTATAAAGTTATTGAAATGAAGGTAAAATTAAAAAAAATAAAGGATTAAACATCCCTAATTCCTTCTTCTTTTACCACAAATACAGCTTCTGCATCAGCAAGATTAGGCGCATCTAATAATTTAGCTACTCTAGTTCCTTTCTTGCCTTTTCGTAAGTAAATTCTGAAGGTGGAGTTATGGCCAACAATATGCCCGCCAATTGATTCAGTTGGGTCGCCAAAAAACTGATCAGGTCTAGCCATAACTTGATTGGTAACATAGACGCATAAGTTATAGACATCAGCAAGTTTTGCTAAAACATGCATATGTTTGTTTAATTTTTGCTGCCGATCAGCAAGTGTCCCCCTTCCCACATATTCTGCCCTGAAATGCGCAGTTAAAGAATCAACAACTATTAGTTTTACATTAAGGTTTTTTTTGGTAATTAATTCTTCAACCTGCTCTGCTAACACCATTTGATGGTCAGAGTTATATGCACGCGCGACTTTGATTTGTTTCAAGACTCTTTCAGGATCCAAACCAACACCTTTTGCGAATTGAATAATTCTTTCAGGTCTGAACGTATTCTCAGTATCAAGGTAAACAGCTACTGCATCAGGTATCTGTTTAATCATGTTGACACATAATTGATGTGCTACTTGAGTCTTGCTGCTCCCATATTGACCATAACACTCAGTTATTGCACCAGTTTCAAACCCACCGGCAAGTATAGTATCAAAAGCATTGCTTCCGGTGCTAAGACGGATTACTTGCTCACGCTTTTTAAGAATATCTTCAGCGCTTTCAAATCCCATATCAATAGAACTTCGAGATGCTTGAATTAATTTTCTGGCAACAACTTCACTTATTCCTGCAGCATTGACCAATTCTCCGGGGGTTGCTACAGCAATAGCCATGACCGTATCAAAGCCGGCTAAGCGTAATTTTTCAGCAGTAGCTGCGCCAACTCCTGGTAAGGATTCTAATCCTTGGATCTTTCCAGGTTTTTTATCTTTGCCATCACTGACAAAATCTGTAGCCTCCTCACTAGTTGTATTGATATCTTCTTCCATATTCTCATACAAATCATCCTGTTCTTCTTCTGCCATTTTTTTTGCTAACATAGGTATCACCTTCTTTATTTTATATTTATTGAATTTTTAGTACCCTAAACTCCTTAATAAGCTCGACTGCGACTTTTCCGAAAATACGTATCCGTAATCCGAATATCTCTACAAAAAAAACAAAAAAACTCCCAAAAAACAAGGAGTTATAAGCTCATTTTCCGAAAATTTCGGAAAGGTTTTGTGCCTTTTTTATTCCTTATTGAGACAATGCATGTTGTTCGTCATCATGTAGAATAAGGTATTCATAGGCTTTTCCTAAGGCAATCATTGCTCTTGGCAGATCATTGACGCGATAAGAATTCGTCCTTTGCCATTGGCCTTGTTTATCCTTATAAACTCGGTCTAAGGAAATGGTCTTAAAATCTCCTTCTTCACCAAGTTTATTTTGCACAGGGTTTTTCCAGATCGTTGCTGAAATAGCTCCTGCTCTTATTTTCTTTAAAGGTTGGTTTTTTTCCATAGTTGACTCCCTCCTTGCTTTTCGCATTTTATTTCATCTTCGCATAGAGCGAAGTGGAGTATGAATATAAGCCACAGAGCAGTTTCCTGCAAAGTGGTGTAGGGGTGTACATATTGTCCAGAATTTCTGAACAATAATTATATCAGTGAAAAACTTGTTTATATACCTCACAACGCCATGTCCACTAATAACGCTAAATTGCTCTATAAATTAAGAATTCATGCTCATCAAGCTCTATAATCCACAAGACATCGCGTGTCCAGTGCTTATAATAAAGTTATAATATTAGAATACCGAAAACTATAAATAACTACCAACGCTTTGCAAGATCATGCAAGACTTGCGTAATCAGCTTGAAGCATTATTATTTGCCTGCGGAAAGAAGATTTCTGTTGAAGAATTACAGTTTTTAATAGGTAATTTGCCGCTTGAAGTGATTAAAGAAAATTTAGAAGCATTGCAGCGTTCTTATGAAGAAAGGAACTCTCCATTAATGATCATGGAGGAAAATGATGGCTGGAAATTAACTGCGAGAGAGAAATATCTTCCTTTAGTGCAAAAGATCAATCCCCATACAGAATTGTCAAAAACTATTATGGAAACACTGGCAGTTATTGCTTGGAAACAGCCAATTATGCAAAGTGAAGTGATCCATATTCGTACGAATAAAGCATATGAGCATATTGACGAATTGGAAAAAATGGGTTTTATAGGTAAAGAAAAGTATGGAAGAACTTATATAATTAAATTAACCCAGAAATTCTTTGATTATTTTGATTTGTCAAATAATGCAGCAGCTCGCGAAGTATTTAAAGATATCAAAGTAGATGAAGAACTGCAGAAGAAAATGGATGAGTTTAAAGAAGAAGAATTAGCAAAAAACAAAGAAATTGAAGACACGGAAAAAACTGAAGACATCTACAAAAAAGATGAACGTGAAGAAATGCTTAATGAAGACGAAATTGATGAAAAAGAAGAAGCATTTATTGAAGGCTACGAAGATAATAAAGCAGAAAATGCTGAAAAACAGCCAAAGACTGAAGAGAAAAAACAACAAAAGGATCAAGATGCTTCAGATCAAATGCAAGAAATGTGGTCAAATAATGAACTACCAGCCTCTTAAGAACATTTCTTCTGCAACCATTAAAAAATGTGTTTTTTGTAATTTTTCCATTAAGGTCAAAAAATATATCACCCAGGAAATTAAGAAAACAACTGGTTTGCCTTCTTTAACGTAGATTTATGGAGAACTTTGCAAGTATTTTGCAAAGTTCTCTAAGTAGAAAAGTAGAAAATTTTGCTCTGTCGAAATTTTCTGCGCAGCAAAATTTTCCCAAAAATATATAAACCCCTCTTCCTTTAAAAGACAAAAGAGGTTTTATAAATGGAAAGAAATATGCTCTACCTATCAGGGATGGTGTTTTTAGTGCTTATGGTGGCTTTATTTACCAATGCCAACACTCTTTCCACACCTACAGGAAATGTTATTGGTGGCAAGCTAGGGAATCTCAAAGGTCTTCCAGGAACTCATAATCTTGCAGTTCCTGATCATTTAAACCAACCAGGAAAAGTGATATTTGAAGGAAGAGAATATAAAAACTACTGCCTTAGTGATGAGCATCCAGAGTATAAATATACTCAATCAAGAAACTATCTTAAAAGATTTTTCATTGCAGATAATCAAATAAAATCAGCATGGACTAATTGCGAAGTTACTGATCAAATATGTGA
This region of Candidatus Woesearchaeota archaeon genomic DNA includes:
- a CDS encoding metal-dependent hydrolase, which gives rise to MLARTHVCFALLLAIITDYYFSFEIPFWWYATIMIGCSFLPDIDIPTSKLGKRIKLVGYIFEHRGIFHTIWPMLFMFYILNKYFSFDLAASAIMGYFSHLLLDMLTPKGIQLFYPLKLKIRGFIETGSFLENIVCIILLMIDAGLVLYLFSTEK
- a CDS encoding lamin tail domain-containing protein: MKIHFLLLPLLFCLVILVIIPSVSSLVFNEIMYNPSGNDNNHEFVEVYSDDALDLSDFILGDLKSNDSIIPLLLAAASNYHIIVEEGFNYTSLSGLNCSIYTAGKSIGDDLDNSGDTIFMYYNNGSVVASLVYNNSLANGNGRSLELMNNTWQESLTEGGNPCQDNNFLPEPQPIIGDPILNQSNTSEINITLINVTLEFIIPDVIYTSVNYTSLFKIANFDYKQGDEAKNITFNYTINALGSQEHYREDSFVVSLKSTKRTELGYFFSQQAGNYLICGNINILANSIGTTSVICKEVHVLESASVACDVSITSFTDALNYTSGQKVGIFHRVTFKNDSFFPYTIEYLVEDVYGNIVKKSSQTTNTDKKSWTIPQRNELQIYFLISNLTVLCNNTNSLTNTRHLFYVKGERFEDSSLVIEEVYTPKDGIELGQYIKAKIHAYKGNTTRTSVHVYAASPKGKKISELIKLNFLEKYKETFFDISLKLSHDCSIEEGDYFFVAEGLGLNSRKLFTVTGKNRCNHLEELEKNDHDISIKSFYTRTKKIGEHLKLYATLDGNGTAILKLHGLNYQEQRSVDLQKEKTFTFLANTSEGNNLYLLQVIKNNKTVDIKELEIVKESSINHIEQKTPVQGYIQNRKYLQMLKEKIYEKGGTFVYASKNEQQRKFLPYFFAGFLIVLGIGAVFIWRSKTI
- the scpB gene encoding SMC-Scp complex subunit ScpB; this encodes MQDLRNQLEALLFACGKKISVEELQFLIGNLPLEVIKENLEALQRSYEERNSPLMIMEENDGWKLTAREKYLPLVQKINPHTELSKTIMETLAVIAWKQPIMQSEVIHIRTNKAYEHIDELEKMGFIGKEKYGRTYIIKLTQKFFDYFDLSNNAAAREVFKDIKVDEELQKKMDEFKEEELAKNKEIEDTEKTEDIYKKDEREEMLNEDEIDEKEEAFIEGYEDNKAENAEKQPKTEEKKQQKDQDASDQMQEMWSNNELPAS
- the radA gene encoding DNA repair and recombination protein RadA gives rise to the protein MAEEEQDDLYENMEEDINTTSEEATDFVSDGKDKKPGKIQGLESLPGVGAATAEKLRLAGFDTVMAIAVATPGELVNAAGISEVVARKLIQASRSSIDMGFESAEDILKKREQVIRLSTGSNAFDTILAGGFETGAITECYGQYGSSKTQVAHQLCVNMIKQIPDAVAVYLDTENTFRPERIIQFAKGVGLDPERVLKQIKVARAYNSDHQMVLAEQVEELITKKNLNVKLIVVDSLTAHFRAEYVGRGTLADRQQKLNKHMHVLAKLADVYNLCVYVTNQVMARPDQFFGDPTESIGGHIVGHNSTFRIYLRKGKKGTRVAKLLDAPNLADAEAVFVVKEEGIRDV
- a CDS encoding TRAM domain-containing protein, with translation MYGNNNYGGFRPQRSFAPVKVGEELDVKIEAVGEKGDGIAKKRGFVLFVPNTNEGDEVRVRVTKVLKKLGFAEVIGKAQGTPAQEPAPEQPAEEAPQEDLVPEGEASENFGEEEQH